From the Equus przewalskii isolate Varuska chromosome 19, EquPr2, whole genome shotgun sequence genome, one window contains:
- the PBX2 gene encoding pre-B-cell leukemia transcription factor 2: MDERLLGPPPPGGGRGGLGLVGGEPGGPGEPPGGGDPGGGSGGVPGGRGKQDIGDILQQIMTITDQSLDEAQAKKHALNCHRMKPALFSVLCEIKEKTGLSIRSSQEEEPVDPQLMRLDNMLLAEGVAGPEKGGGSAAAAAAAAASGGGVSPDNSIEHSDYRSKLAQIRHIYHSELEKYEQACNEFTTHVMNLLREQSRTRPVAPKEMERMVSIIHRKFSAIQMQLKQSTCEAVMILRSRFLDARRKRRNFSKQATEVLNEYFYSHLSNPYPSEEAKEELAKKCGITVSQVSNWFGNKRIRYKKNIGKFQEEANIYAVKTAVSVTQGGHSRTSSPTPPSSAGSGGSFNLSGSGDMFLGMPGLNGDSYSASQVESLRHSMGPGGYGDNLGGGQMYSPREMRANGGWQEAVTPSSVTSPTEGPGSVHSDTSN; the protein is encoded by the exons ATGGACGAGCGGCTACTGGGGCCGCCCCCTCCAGGCGGGGGCCGGGGGGGCCTGGGCTTGGTGGGTGGGGAACCTGGGGGGCCTGGCGAGCCTCCCGGTGGCGGAGACCCCGGTGGGGGTAGCGGGGGGGTCCCGGGAGGCCGAGGGAAGCAAGACATCGGGGACATTCTGCAGCAGATAATGACCATCACCGACCAGAGCCTGGACGAGGCCCAGGCCAA GAAACATGCCCTAAACTGCCACCGAATGAAGCCTGCTCTCTTTAGCGTCCTGTGTGAAATCAAGGAGAAAACCG GCCTCAGCATTCGAAGCTCCCAAGAGGAAGAGCCGGTGGACCCACAGCTGATGCGCTTGGACAACATGCTTCTGGCAGAGGGTGTGGCTGGGCCTGAGAAAGGGGGgggctcagcagcagcagctgcagccgcTGCAGCCTCCGGGGGCGGTGTGTCCCCTGACAACTCCATCGAACACTCAGACTATCGCAGCAAACTTGCCCAGATCCGCCACATCTACCACTCAGAGCTGGAGAAGTATGAGCAG GCATGTAATGAGTTCACGACCCACGTCATGAACCTGCTGAGGGAGCAGAGCCGCACGCGGCCTGTGGCACCCAAGGAGATGGAACGCATGGTGAGCATCATCCATCGAAAGTTCAGCGCCATCCAGATGCAGCTCAAGCAGAGCACTTGCGAGGCGGTCATGATCCTGCGTTCCCGCTTCCTGGATGCCAG aCGAAAACGACGTAACTTCAGCAAACAAGCCACTGAGGTCCTAAATGAGTATTTCTATTCTCACCTGAGTAACCCATATCCTAGTGAGGAGGCTAAGGAGGAGCTTGCCAAGAAGTGTGGAATCACCGTCTCTCAG GTCTCCAACTGGTTTGGCAACAAGCGGATTCGctataagaaaaatattggaaagtTCCAAGAGGAGGCAAACATCTATGCCGTCAAAACTGCCGTGTCAGTCACCCAGGGGGGCCACAGCCGCACCAGCTCCCCAACACCCCCTTCCTCCGCAG GCTCTGGCGGCTCTTTCAATCTCTCAGGATCTGGAGACATGTTTCTGGGGATGCCCGGGCTCAATGGAGATTCCTACTCTGCTTCCCAG GTGGAATCACTCCGACACTCAATGGGGCCAGGGGGCTACGGGGATAACCTCGGGGGAGGCCAGATGTACAGCCCTCGGGAAATGAGG gcAAACGGCGGCTGGCAGGAGGCTGTGACCCCATCCTCAGTGACATCCCCGACAGAGGGACCAGGGAGCGTTCACTCTGACACTTCCAACTGA
- the GPSM3 gene encoding G-protein-signaling modulator 3, with amino-acid sequence MEAERPQEEEDGEQGPQQDEHGWPPVNTNTRPWRSAPPSPPPPGTRHTALGPRSASLLSLQTERLLDLVAEAQSRRLEEQRATFHAPQNPPSRVPAPLRPLEDREQLYSTILSHQCQRMEAQRSEPPLPPGGQELLELLLRVQGGGRMEEQRSRPPTHTC; translated from the exons ATGGAGGCCGAGAGAccccaggaagaagaggatggTGAGCAG GGCCCCCAACAGGATGAGCATGGTTGGCCCCCTGTGAACACCAACACTCGGCCTTGGCGATCTGCTCCTccgtcccctcctcctccagggacccGCCACACAG ccctgggaccCCGCTcggcctccctgctctccctgcaGACTGAGCGCCTCCTGGACCTGGTGGCTGAGGCCCAGTCCCGCCGCCTAGAGGAGCAGAGGGCCACCTTCCACGCCCCCCAGAACCCCCCAAGCCGAGTTCCAGCCCCACTTCGGCCTCTTGAGGACAGAGAACAGCTCTATAGCACCATCCTCAGTCACCAG TGCCAGCGGATGGAAGCCCAGCGGTCAGAGCCTCCCCTACCTCCAGGGGGGCAGGAGCTCCTGGAGTTGCTGCTGAGAGTTCAGGGTGGGGGTCGAATGGAGGAGCAAAGGTCCcggccccccacacacacctgctGA